Proteins from a single region of Engystomops pustulosus chromosome 5, aEngPut4.maternal, whole genome shotgun sequence:
- the VOPP1 gene encoding WW domain binding protein VOPP1 isoform X2, producing MSWRSIDWSYLMCTEAKKHCWYFEGLYPTYYICRAYEDCCGSRCCVRALSIQRLWYFWFLLMMGVLFCCGAGFFIRRRMYPPLLVEEPTFNVSYTRQTPGPPPGPQQPGMPYYADPGGNPATPSFHMQPNSPQGNPAFPPPPSYYNTPPPPYEQVVKSCK from the exons TGCACTGAAGCCAAAAAACACTGCTGGTACTTTGAAGGTTTATATCCTACATACTACAT ATGCAGAGCATATGAGGATTGCTGCGGATCAAGATGTTGTGTACGGGCACTCTCTATCCAGAGGCTATGGTATTTCTG GTTTCTGCTGATGATGGGAGTTCTGTTTTGTTGTGGAGCAGGATTCTTCATTAGAAGGCGAATGTATCCACCATTGCTTGTTGAAGAACCAACATTTAATGTATCATATACCAGACAAACACCTGGGCCTCCACCAG gaCCTCAGCAGCCAGGAATGCCATATTATGCTGATCCAGGAGGAAATCCAGCCACACCTTCATTTCACATGCAACCAAACTCCCCTCAAGGAAACCCGGCTTTTCCTCCGCCCCCATCCTACTACAACACACCTCCGCCACCCTATGAGCAAGTGGTGAAATCTTGCAAATAA
- the VOPP1 gene encoding WW domain binding protein VOPP1 isoform X1, protein MKSLQCAGFFLLSLLLECTEAKKHCWYFEGLYPTYYICRAYEDCCGSRCCVRALSIQRLWYFWFLLMMGVLFCCGAGFFIRRRMYPPLLVEEPTFNVSYTRQTPGPPPGPQQPGMPYYADPGGNPATPSFHMQPNSPQGNPAFPPPPSYYNTPPPPYEQVVKSCK, encoded by the exons TGCACTGAAGCCAAAAAACACTGCTGGTACTTTGAAGGTTTATATCCTACATACTACAT ATGCAGAGCATATGAGGATTGCTGCGGATCAAGATGTTGTGTACGGGCACTCTCTATCCAGAGGCTATGGTATTTCTG GTTTCTGCTGATGATGGGAGTTCTGTTTTGTTGTGGAGCAGGATTCTTCATTAGAAGGCGAATGTATCCACCATTGCTTGTTGAAGAACCAACATTTAATGTATCATATACCAGACAAACACCTGGGCCTCCACCAG gaCCTCAGCAGCCAGGAATGCCATATTATGCTGATCCAGGAGGAAATCCAGCCACACCTTCATTTCACATGCAACCAAACTCCCCTCAAGGAAACCCGGCTTTTCCTCCGCCCCCATCCTACTACAACACACCTCCGCCACCCTATGAGCAAGTGGTGAAATCTTGCAAATAA